From Anastrepha obliqua isolate idAnaObli1 chromosome 3, idAnaObli1_1.0, whole genome shotgun sequence:
aatattttttatttgttttcgcttgaggatgcatgtaaattttgtttttgtactactgCTATCACCTTGAATAGATTTGCCTTGTTAATTAGTTTCTtcacatttaatttcttttgaaggcgattttctaaacttttaataatattgtaaaCCAAGTCGCCTTTATTTAAGGTGGCGGCActaaaccaacaacaatgttttgtacgtttgattgtcacgcAAAGtattagaaaagtaaaaaacgaaaaattaaatcgctttgttttattctgtgctgacagtcACATGGATACagtgagagaaaaaaaaacaaatcagctgatttgccaaCATCAACATAAGTGCTATAATAATTACGGCAGTGTTACTTTTTATGAGATAGCATCACGTTCTGTCTAATAATTGCAGCCACAATGTCAAATCACGCGAAgagaaattacttgtttgtgaagaggatgAGTAAGCGAGAGCAATGGAAACTGTCAAATACAATAAATCCCACACACACACCTTCTTGCGGCAGCGTCATTGGCAAAATACCCAGAAAAACCGCATTTGaacgtatttttataattcgtgcttttacaatttaacacgcggcacttaatttttattagtttatttaatttaaaaattataaatcttaaaaacattattgcttgttttttgaactgaCGACGTCATGGTTAtcaaaatcgtgaaaaataaGTTAGCGGTTTTCGGAAGACGCCCCTTCTATATTCTGTGCACTGTGGCAGCAACAGGCTATCAAAAAAGTAACAGGTGAACACACCCTTAAGGACTGATTatgaacattttgaaattaatgctgaaaacagtgaagaccGCATGGAATCCCTTACCGCAtgcccttaccgtgcacaaaaactcacccacgagaacaactgcgttcttttaattacatatttacacaatacatcggtttgtgtgtgtatgtgtttggttgtatcaacacaatgttgccattgatatttttgcttacacactttttcacacatacgcgttatcagttacaatttgtcgttgtttaataaaccaaagccaaaaaccaacaaatgcaaatagttcatttatctataattaacattattgaacagtatttttaagctattttaacaaaaattatcatttttctaagtttattttgtaaatgatttcgaaatgtactgcttggcagcactgcgtggtgagagagcaatcagctgggtCGAAATTacggaattttttaataatcgtgaaataaaatctacggtactacgatacggaaggaaggaacttttcgtttacatggggttctcattagtttgattgaaACAGCTGGGTCGGAATTGCGTTTACgggcttcactgttttcaggaTTAGTCAAAAAGTTATCTATACCAAGAAAATTCTGTTCTCTATCTCCATTACAATTATCTATGATATTACCTCCgctgaaaattctttttcattgcACTATTTTCTCCAATTGTACAACGCTTTTTCCACTTAGCTTCCTTCATATTTCAATTGCTACTGATTTTGCTTAACAGGTGCGCGATATTTTTATTACTGCGCTGGAATATAAAATGATTACATTCATAATCATGTTGCAGCATTCGAGTTGCAGCAACGTCTTACACAACCATATGTGGAGAATATTATTACTACTAGCACGTGTTCAAGGTGCATATTGTCATGGAGAGAATAACTGCGGCATTGGACGTACTTTTAAGGGAAGCAGATGAGCTGTGTATTGGAACAGAAGTGACTGAACTAGATCAAATACCGGAACCGGTAGAATTTGCGCGGAATTTCTATGCCAAAAGCCAACCCGTAGTGATACGTAATGCCATCAAGCATTGGCCGGCGGTACATAAGTGGAAACCAGCTTATTTAGAGCAGGTGCTTGATAAGAAAGTATTAGATGTGACTTCAACGCCCAATGGTTACGCGGACGGCTTGGCAAAACAAGATGGTATTGAGTATTTTGTGCTACCTCTTGAAGAGAAAATGTGTATGAATGAATTCCTACAAAAGCTAGATGATCCCACTGGTgctatatattatattcaaaagcaGAATTCAAATTTCACAACTGATTTCCCAGAGTTAGCTAAAGATATTGATGTGCGCGATTTGAAATTTGCTGAACAGTGTTTGAATACTCCACCGTTGGTAAATTTTTGGATGGGTGATGAACGCGCCGTCACCTCCATGCACAAAGACCCATTTGATAATTTGTATTGTGTCATCTCTGGACATAAGGACTTTACATTGTTACCACCGCACCAAGTTGTAAATATACCACGGCAATTGTACCCTGTCGGACAATATAGACGTAATCCATTGGGCCAGTTTTACATTGAACCTTCTGAGACAAACGAAACAAAACAGATGCAAACGGAATGGATAAGCATTGATCCATTAGCACCAGATTTGAGCAAATACCCACAATTTGCACGTACGCAACCACTACATGTGCGAGTGAATGCCGGTGATGTTTTGTTCTTGCCCAATTTTTGGTTTCATCATGTACAGCAGTCTCACAAGTGTATAGCCGTTAATTTTTGGTATGACATGGAGTTCGATAATCGGTACTGTTTTTACCGTATGCTGGAAAAGCTTGTGGAAATAAATCCAAATTAGTTTTAAGCTGaattctaaattttattaattaatattattttcaaatttcatatattttaaatgtaaattcCTATTTACGATGTGCGTATCGAttgtattccacaaatggaaggacctacagttttaagccgactccgaacgaccaattttttcttatgaggagctttttcatggcacaagtTACACTTGGAggcttgacattgcctgccgagcgacGGCTATTCGGAAAAATCTGGTGTTTcatacacggagattcgaacctacgcatccATTCTAGTACGGCGGCCGAATATACTATGTTGAAAGACCATACCATAAAAATCAAGTTTgctttttaagacttttttaacCCATTATTGTTTGACATACTATTATGTGTTGATctcttcaataaatttattactgTTCTTCGAGTTTTCTAGTTTACCTTCTTGttaaatttattggaaatttaGATGACAtgcaattaataataattatattaatcaCAATAACTtccactaattttttaattataatacgCCCGCTCTTTGAAAAAGACTATTCATTATAAATACATCCAAGTGGTAGCTAACCTTGGAAGAGCCAATATTTCTTAAGAAATATGTAAAAGTCTAAATCCTTTATTTGAAGCTTGTGTGAACTGACAGCCTTTCAACGCCTATACCCACGTTACGACTCAATTTGTACAAAGGTTTATCATCCCATATAtgtaacatacatacgtaattgTGGAAccagtttgtttttttctttttctttttaagtaaaaaaatactaacTACATTCAATGATTGTAAccataattacaaaaaattatagcaaatacaaaaattttgataattttttgtttgttttttaagttactTAAAACGTAATACAAACAAATGTTCATTGTAGTTACTAATAAATAAAGTTCTGCTGACGTTGACTCTCTTTCATTGCGATTGATGTTATTTCTGTTGATTGATACAATTGGTACAATGGCGCAGCAGAAGGAAGGAAAtgcatttgcacaaaaataagaatgttccgttgcatttttgttttgacaaaaaatctattaacatgttttgttttaatggtGGTAATGTGAATGTTATCTTGTTGCTTCTGATTGCTGCTGTtcgtataattttaaatttaaattaatgtaaACATTTACAATTCATCCTTCGGGTGTTCTTCGGATTTCTCTTCAATCTCTTCTTCCGATTCACCGGTCTGAAAAACAAGCAATACAATTTTCAGAAATTgagttttgtaaattaaatttatatttattttattacctgTGCAACATCACCGCCGGCTTCTAGGAACTTCACGAAATCATCTAAAGTTCTGTCCAAATTATAGTCGATTACTTTGTTATCGCCCTTACGGTATAATTTGATGGTGGGGAATGACGAAATTTTAGTGTGCTCCAACTCATTGGCAGTAGCATCGATTTTGGCAACCACAATGCTTTCATTGTCCTTGAATTTCTCACCCAATTGGTCGTAAATGGGAGCCAACTGTTTACAGTGACCACACCATGGAGCATAGAATTCAACCAGCACATCCTTGCTCTTGTCAAAAGCAACTTCATCAAAGTTAGTAGCGACCAGCACTTTAACGGGGTTCTTATCCCAGTCTTCGGGCACTTCTTGTGATAACAAATGTTGTTTCAATTTGCCATCCATGAATTTCTGAAGGAAGTCCTTAATGGTGCCAGCAGACATGTCGTTAGATTCTGGTTTGTATTTGGCCATATCTTCTTCCAGACGGATCAAACGAATAGTTGGTACTTCATCTTTGGACATGCCGAAGAATTCAAAGATACGTTGGTGTTCTTCCTCATCTGAAGAAATGGTAACAAACAAAATGTCTTCGCGGTAATCCTTGGCAATGTCTTTCAATGGTTCGACATGTTTCTCAATATGACCAGCTTCCTTCGAAACAAAGAACAATAGATGCGATTTGATTGATCCACCGAAGATCTTCGAAgccgattcatggttaaattccACAATCAAGGGCAGAGATTGTACTTGCACGaactttttcagattttcaacgTTGaattcgccctcgaacaccgaCTTCTTCTCATCGAAAGGCTTGAAGAGCAATACAGAACCGTCTTTAGTTTCATATTTCGCGAAAAGCTCTTCGTTGCTGCAGACACCGAATAAGAAGTTATCCAGGGCGTTGGCTGCCGAAATGAGAGTTTTGACTTCACTGGATTCTTGGTCTTTGAAAAAGCCGACAACGGCGATCTAAAAAGAAATGATATAATTTAGTATGTTTATAAAAGAGATGATGcatatacgttttttttttcgaagaattgctatattacttaaaaatatttataagtttttactTACTTCATTAGTCTTCAAAAATTCTTCAAGCTCTTCGCTGGTATTAAGCTCCTTGGCTGGTGGACCGGCCTTCTTGTTAACCCATGAAACGATATCATCTGATTGACGTCCACCGCTGTATTCGACCGGTGTGCCGTCACGGAAGAACTTCAGTGTGGGATAACCGCGCACTTGGAATTTTTCAGCCAAACCACTCTCAACAGTAGCATCGACCTTGGCCAATTTTATGGGGGACTTTTGTTCCTCTAACTTCTTAGCGGCTTTGGCGTATTCGGGAGCAAGCGCCTTACAGTGACCGCACCATGGAGcgtctaaaaattataaaaattaaatattattactgCTAAAATGTGCACGCCAAACTAAACTTCTTACAAATCGCTTAATGTagcagttgaaaaaaaaatgtatgatcaAATTGAATACTCAAAtacccaaaataaaaaattattaacttttcctttgttaaaaaaaaatgactgtcacttcagcaacaacaatattaaCTTGAGATGACGAAGAAATattaatttgacattttaacGTAGCCATAAAAATAATGAGGTCAGAAATATTTATCAACAGCAAATaaaactacaataacaacatgtaaatcatacagggtggctgatgaaagccgctaccaaaaaaaaattgaataactttttttctttttaagttatctgttccatttttgttttaatttgcagattgatctttaaaatttattaaaatggataactgggacacgcaaacaagaatttggatagtccgccgctatcacgcactggagtccgtagttttggtacagagagagtacaggcggatgtttggcggcgatcccccgaacagatggaccataatgagactggtgaataattttgctgagcaaggaacagtcgcaagaaggccttatcatcgaaacccaccagctcggacggaggaaacgatcgctgctgtagctgcagctatacaaagcaatccaagggtttcaacgagaagcttatctgctcaacttggtgtcagccgacagtctttgcaaacaataatgcacaaagatttagacttatttccctacaaaattcaaatggttaacaaactgaatgcagcagacttgccgattcgcttggaattttgccagaagatcctgcaaatggtggaagaagaccaaaacatgttaaactgccctttcatgtctgatgaggcccatttcgatttaaacggcaatgtgaacaaacaaaattgtcgaatatggagtacttctaacccacagatactccacgagacggaattgcatcctcttcgcgtgacagtgtggtgtgcggtttcttcacgctgcattgtcgggccttatttttttgaagaaaatggtcacaccgttacggttactggagaccgttatttgaaaatgctgaaagaatttttctatccagaactacgccgaaagagaattcctttcaactctgtgtggtttcaacaagatggggcaacgtctcacatagcccagactgttatgacagagttgcgacgaaaatttcccaataaactgatttcaagaaactccgaatttcgttggccccccaggtcgcctgaccttactgcacctgactttttcttgaggggtttatgtaaacaagaagtttataaaacaaagccaacaaatttggatgaactaaaacaatccattcgggcaacaattgcggctattcctgtcgcaactctcaaagcagcaatgaacaactttttactaagatgccgcacttgtgtcaacgagcatggggggcatttaaattcaattatttttaaaactagttaagctacatttaataaaatttaatgagcttcaacttgaaaaaaaaaataaatgaattttatacactaaaaaaaaagttatttgagttccttaatgtagcaaaattcatcagccaccctgtaccataaggatatatatacatatgtatgtatgcctgcgtttgcatatgtatatgagtgTATACGTGGTTTGAATTAAGAACACAAAGACGTCATGTGGGGATAATTTTCGCATCATATTTTGTCATATCATTATTTGTTGTGTGGGTAGATGAATTGAAGCTTATGAACAACAAATATATCGAAGATTATAGGTATTTATAAATACGTAGCTCcaacataaaatttaagaaaacttgTTGCATATTTGGATGGATACGGATCAATTAGGACCgactatataaacaaaaaattgcaattgaaaTATCTGCGAATACgtattagtaaatttttataacaaccacattgacaaatatttaagtatttaccTATGAGTTAACAGAAAACAGAGAATGTAGCGTTTGGAACTTTGACAAAAATTACATACTCAACTGCGAGACTTTATTGTTTTCCCTTTACTTACAGTAAATTCCACAAAAGGTCAATAAACTTAAGACTTATGCGTGAGCTAAGCTTACTAACTCTACAAAATGTCGACCGCACAAACTAGGCAGGgaaaagtttgagcaacaacAACGAGAATGTCTAACTCTCTCAATTTGTCGATGAAAACGACGATATAAGGCGATGTTAAGAGGTGAGCAAAAATGCAAAAGCCGGCTTGTTACTTAGCAGTTTCAATGGAAAAAAGTGTACAGAtgtaaacgaaaaaattaacctAGTTTCTTAGGCACTTGTTTTTATATGTAGTGATACCGGTTTTTTGGGAGTTGAACATTTATGTAGGTATTATATTTGGCAAAATCTTGATACATGTGACTAtctacaaaatttcttaaacaaataaatatgtttggCAATTGTAGTGCctctaataatttattttttgatatttttattaaatatttaagtttttatttggagttaaaatttataaattgagtTCTGGTAATagatttctaataaaattttttttaaataacttactccaaaaaatattaaacaaaattgtaaCAATTCATAACATACTGAAATCTAAATGATTAAAGTACACttagtatttatattttataagaaccattCGTTACTCCTCGGCGGTAGTTTAactacatatcgtccccttagtataacaatagcctatgtgctcataggctattatttttttattgaatttt
This genomic window contains:
- the LOC129240281 gene encoding protein disulfide-isomerase produces the protein MKFLICSLLFVAIIVTGTYATEEVKIEDGVLVLTNDNFEEVVKDNKFLLVEFYAPWCGHCKALAPEYAKAAKKLEEQKSPIKLAKVDATVESGLAEKFQVRGYPTLKFFRDGTPVEYSGGRQSDDIVSWVNKKAGPPAKELNTSEELEEFLKTNEIAVVGFFKDQESSEVKTLISAANALDNFLFGVCSNEELFAKYETKDGSVLLFKPFDEKKSVFEGEFNVENLKKFVQVQSLPLIVEFNHESASKIFGGSIKSHLLFFVSKEAGHIEKHVEPLKDIAKDYREDILFVTISSDEEEHQRIFEFFGMSKDEVPTIRLIRLEEDMAKYKPESNDMSAGTIKDFLQKFMDGKLKQHLLSQEVPEDWDKNPVKVLVATNFDEVAFDKSKDVLVEFYAPWCGHCKQLAPIYDQLGEKFKDNESIVVAKIDATANELEHTKISSFPTIKLYRKGDNKVIDYNLDRTLDDFVKFLEAGGDVAQTGESEEEIEEKSEEHPKDEL
- the LOC129240282 gene encoding bifunctional peptidase and (3S)-lysyl hydroxylase Jmjd7 produces the protein MERITAALDVLLREADELCIGTEVTELDQIPEPVEFARNFYAKSQPVVIRNAIKHWPAVHKWKPAYLEQVLDKKVLDVTSTPNGYADGLAKQDGIEYFVLPLEEKMCMNEFLQKLDDPTGAIYYIQKQNSNFTTDFPELAKDIDVRDLKFAEQCLNTPPLVNFWMGDERAVTSMHKDPFDNLYCVISGHKDFTLLPPHQVVNIPRQLYPVGQYRRNPLGQFYIEPSETNETKQMQTEWISIDPLAPDLSKYPQFARTQPLHVRVNAGDVLFLPNFWFHHVQQSHKCIAVNFWYDMEFDNRYCFYRMLEKLVEINPN